From Helicobacter sp. MIT 05-5293, one genomic window encodes:
- a CDS encoding HD domain-containing protein, whose protein sequence is MSIIPPQLKPSLLKKIFVAASIRRWNDQATPVEFVELDKQAHKIVIAYILAKYEENQGKSVDWEALILQFCFEFFERIVLTDIKPPVFHQLRHSHNKELVEFVCAQLENDLGSYVFFPQMKEYLLSTKSNLEKEILKASHYYASKWEFDIIYHFNPYMYDVQNIRNIINKQVEEHYHLAGMQQIMLYEDVRELITMFGQLRFQKRWSQTPRVPATSVLGHTLIVALSAYLVSFDIGCCKKMRINHFLCGLFHDLPEILTRDIISPIKRSVKGLDKLIKDIEKEAVDKKILSIVPPNIKEDIVYFTENEFANRYMIEHFIYNAKSGEELMEQYNCDEYNSIYGEFLKIFDYLSAFLEARISISHGISSDDLVNGAEDIYQKCAHKVINNIDIGKLFRDFK, encoded by the coding sequence ATGTCGATAATTCCCCCCCAACTCAAACCGAGTTTGCTTAAGAAAATTTTTGTTGCTGCAAGTATCCGCCGATGGAATGACCAAGCTACGCCGGTGGAGTTTGTCGAGCTTGATAAACAAGCGCATAAAATTGTGATTGCCTATATTCTTGCAAAATATGAAGAAAATCAGGGCAAAAGTGTGGATTGGGAAGCTTTGATTCTGCAGTTTTGCTTTGAGTTTTTTGAACGCATTGTTTTGACTGATATTAAGCCTCCCGTGTTTCATCAACTTCGACATTCTCATAATAAAGAGCTTGTTGAGTTTGTATGCGCTCAATTAGAAAATGATTTAGGTTCGTATGTATTTTTTCCTCAAATGAAAGAATATCTCTTAAGCACTAAGAGTAATCTTGAAAAGGAGATTCTCAAAGCTTCGCATTATTATGCTTCTAAATGGGAGTTTGATATTATTTATCATTTTAACCCCTATATGTATGATGTCCAAAATATCCGCAATATCATTAATAAGCAAGTCGAGGAGCATTATCATCTCGCAGGTATGCAGCAAATTATGCTGTATGAAGATGTGCGGGAGCTTATCACGATGTTTGGGCAGCTAAGATTCCAAAAGCGTTGGAGTCAAACGCCTAGAGTTCCAGCGACTTCTGTTTTAGGGCATACGCTTATTGTAGCCTTGAGCGCGTATTTAGTGAGCTTTGATATAGGCTGTTGTAAAAAAATGCGTATCAATCACTTCCTTTGTGGGCTTTTTCATGATTTACCTGAAATCCTCACGCGTGATATTATCTCGCCGATTAAACGCAGTGTGAAAGGGCTTGATAAGCTCATTAAAGATATTGAAAAAGAGGCGGTGGATAAAAAGATTCTCTCCATTGTCCCGCCCAATATTAAAGAAGATATTGTGTATTTTACAGAAAATGAATTTGCCAATCGTTATATGATAGAACATTTTATTTATAATGCTAAGAGTGGCGAGGAATTGATGGAGCAATATAATTGTGATGAATATAATAGTATTTATGGAGAGTTTTTGAAAATATTTGATTATTTGAGTGCGTTTTTAGAAGCGAGAATCTCAATCTCTCATGGAATCTCAAGCGATGATTTGGTTAATGGTGCAGAAGACATTTATCAAAAATGCGCTCATAAAGTGATCAATAATATCGATATAGGCAAACTTTTTAGAGATTTTAAGTGA
- the kdsB gene encoding 3-deoxy-manno-octulosonate cytidylyltransferase produces MIIIPARLESTRFPNKVLCDIGGLPMVVRTALNAKKVDDVIVACDDARIQEVCKAHKIESILTSKQHTSGTDRCAQACEELRLADSEIIINVQADEPFLESEVIKTLQNLMKKSGAFMGSLAKVIDKTQINDTNLVKVVLNAHNEAIYFSRLGIPFCRDESSAAIVDKNPYLGHLGIYGFSARSLIEFCRLPKSPLEDIEKLEQLRAIYHRKTIAMAIVQTQSVGIDTPDDRERAVKLFLS; encoded by the coding sequence ATGATTATTATCCCCGCACGCTTAGAATCGACACGATTCCCTAATAAAGTCTTATGTGATATAGGTGGATTGCCTATGGTGGTGCGCACAGCACTGAATGCAAAAAAGGTCGATGATGTCATTGTGGCATGTGATGATGCACGCATACAAGAAGTGTGCAAGGCGCACAAGATAGAATCTATACTCACAAGTAAGCAGCACACAAGTGGGACTGATCGATGCGCACAAGCTTGCGAAGAGTTGAGATTGGCAGATTCTGAAATTATTATCAATGTCCAAGCCGATGAGCCGTTTTTAGAATCTGAAGTGATAAAAACTTTGCAAAATCTTATGAAAAAGAGCGGGGCGTTTATGGGGAGTTTGGCAAAAGTGATTGATAAAACACAGATCAATGATACAAATCTCGTCAAAGTCGTGTTAAATGCACACAATGAGGCGATTTATTTTTCGCGCTTAGGCATTCCTTTTTGTCGTGATGAAAGTAGTGCGGCTATCGTGGATAAAAATCCATATTTAGGACATTTGGGAATCTATGGATTCAGTGCGCGAAGTTTGATTGAGTTTTGTCGCCTGCCTAAAAGCCCTTTGGAAGATATTGAAAAGCTTGAGCAACTAAGGGCAATTTATCATCGCAAAACGATTGCTATGGCGATTGTGCAAACCCAAAGCGTGGGGATTGATACACCAGATGATCGTGAGAGGGCAGTAAAGCTTTTTCTATCATAA
- a CDS encoding type II CAAX endopeptidase family protein, which produces MQQCRLILIQLGLSFCLLFFAGAVYYFMVFQPSGEFVGFYPFDFGIRSLSWLLVGFLIALLIVWCFLTFLPRQKLYDENVLAFSQSIFLWFALPFFFLNALSEEMLFRGALQYQWGILIATIAFTLVHFSYYKKPFMLLQVFAQGLLLAFLYEMSESLWVCILCHTGVNCLLIYLIKKKYIRYKDQE; this is translated from the coding sequence ATGCAGCAATGTAGATTGATTCTCATACAATTAGGGCTTTCTTTTTGTCTATTGTTTTTTGCTGGGGCGGTGTATTATTTTATGGTGTTTCAGCCAAGCGGGGAATTTGTGGGATTCTATCCTTTTGATTTTGGGATTAGGAGCTTGTCGTGGCTCTTGGTGGGATTCTTGATTGCTTTATTGATCGTGTGGTGTTTTTTGACATTTTTGCCTCGTCAAAAACTCTATGATGAAAATGTTTTAGCATTTTCGCAAAGTATTTTTCTATGGTTTGCGCTGCCTTTTTTCTTTCTGAATGCTTTAAGTGAAGAGATGCTTTTTCGAGGAGCTTTGCAGTATCAATGGGGGATTCTTATCGCGACTATTGCTTTTACCCTTGTGCATTTCTCGTATTATAAAAAGCCTTTTATGTTGCTGCAAGTTTTTGCACAAGGTTTGCTTTTGGCATTTCTCTATGAGATGAGTGAATCTTTGTGGGTGTGCATACTTTGCCATACAGGGGTTAATTGTCTATTGATTTACCTTATCAAAAAGAAATATATAAGATATAAAGACCAAGAATAG
- a CDS encoding FUSC family protein: MKGINFLLKRFFYVYDPGFFSLIYACKAMIAVCISGGLSYFLLGSPVVIWSVMMAMYIFFLNGFASNKDMDGKYLVLFVVCVCAMIPLFSIWEGSLWLILPTMCLAFLIGISSLYNNDLPKIITMTLVNALVANIYATSHPDVEIWRCILAAMLGGGVAIGIRLFISFGQYGKFIQTQFVQMLFELSIMCENLGNHKDYDIIKIQILNHISLLKAKLSSQGAKIKDAHSIKNHKRALFYLYKLESMYYVIDSMHYSLESQSPQSHELIKHIQQEMITNLKELSSIFYGKKPTLHTSVFIAAVEQKIDWTWVNGLKIFYSKLESFIRIGHQEAKAFVENTPRKSFSEMRQSLRENPQPLHYALRYSGAMGMAMFVAQFFQIDHGAWIALGVISMMHPNITLIENTGKDSVFGSLIGLMLGFGLVTFLGDSTFIYILFVCNLFLVIYFKPYPLMLWTSITMLELVVMFSFVDQHFVQLIAYRFGDILLGLMFAFFTSKILYPSYSIDEILPKCKECLEKLNLLTQSLPYLETDSQILEYQNQLTRSINDFSNLTLQAKNEKHCAPLLITAFDDLLKDFEQLKTLNLILNERIIEFITHQPHHQTLLQNDLKALHVRYSMLCAMIESKPYYFKTDEDGRFLLKNTPLYPIMLDVFVIQNHFYDILHHKLGI, translated from the coding sequence GTGAAAGGGATTAATTTTTTACTCAAACGATTTTTCTATGTTTATGATCCCGGATTCTTTAGCCTGATTTACGCATGCAAAGCAATGATTGCTGTGTGTATCAGCGGGGGGCTAAGCTATTTTCTATTAGGCTCTCCTGTCGTCATTTGGTCGGTAATGATGGCAATGTATATCTTTTTCCTCAATGGCTTTGCAAGCAACAAAGATATGGACGGAAAATATCTCGTGCTTTTTGTCGTTTGCGTTTGTGCTATGATACCCTTATTTAGCATTTGGGAAGGCAGTTTGTGGCTTATACTTCCCACTATGTGTTTGGCTTTTTTGATTGGCATTTCAAGCCTTTATAACAACGATCTCCCCAAAATCATTACGATGACACTTGTCAATGCACTCGTAGCGAATATTTATGCGACTTCTCACCCTGATGTAGAGATTTGGCGTTGCATACTTGCTGCAATGCTCGGCGGAGGAGTAGCTATCGGTATCAGACTCTTTATTTCATTTGGACAATACGGCAAATTTATCCAAACACAATTTGTTCAAATGCTATTTGAATTAAGCATTATGTGTGAGAATCTTGGCAATCACAAGGATTATGACATTATCAAGATTCAGATTCTCAATCATATTTCTCTCCTCAAAGCAAAGCTCTCATCGCAAGGAGCGAAAATTAAAGATGCACATTCGATTAAAAACCATAAGCGAGCCTTATTTTATCTCTACAAACTTGAGAGTATGTATTATGTGATTGATTCTATGCACTACTCTTTAGAATCACAATCCCCACAATCTCACGAACTCATAAAACATATTCAACAAGAAATGATTACAAACCTTAAAGAACTCTCATCAATATTTTACGGCAAAAAACCAACCTTGCACACCTCGGTATTTATCGCAGCTGTGGAACAAAAAATCGATTGGACTTGGGTCAATGGCTTGAAAATCTTTTATTCCAAACTCGAATCTTTCATACGCATCGGGCATCAAGAAGCTAAAGCTTTTGTAGAAAACACGCCACGCAAAAGTTTCAGCGAAATGAGACAATCTCTCCGTGAGAATCCCCAACCCTTGCATTACGCCCTGCGATACAGCGGAGCGATGGGTATGGCAATGTTTGTCGCACAATTTTTTCAGATTGATCATGGCGCATGGATTGCTCTAGGCGTGATAAGTATGATGCACCCTAACATCACACTTATCGAAAATACAGGGAAAGATTCTGTATTTGGAAGTTTGATAGGGCTGATGCTAGGATTTGGATTGGTAACATTTCTAGGAGATTCTACTTTTATTTACATATTGTTCGTGTGCAATTTGTTTTTAGTGATTTATTTCAAACCTTATCCGCTGATGCTTTGGACAAGTATCACGATGTTGGAGCTTGTCGTGATGTTTTCTTTTGTAGATCAACATTTTGTCCAGCTTATTGCGTATCGATTCGGTGATATTTTATTGGGTTTGATGTTTGCCTTTTTTACTTCAAAGATTCTCTATCCTTCGTATAGTATTGATGAGATTTTACCCAAATGTAAAGAATGTTTAGAAAAGCTCAATCTCCTCACGCAATCCCTCCCCTATCTTGAGACAGATAGTCAAATACTTGAGTATCAAAATCAGCTCACAAGAAGCATCAATGACTTTTCGAATCTAACCTTGCAGGCAAAAAACGAAAAGCATTGCGCACCTTTATTAATCACTGCTTTTGATGATCTCTTAAAAGATTTTGAACAGCTCAAAACACTGAATCTCATCTTGAATGAACGCATTATAGAATTCATCACTCATCAGCCTCATCATCAAACCCTCTTGCAAAATGACCTCAAAGCATTACATGTGCGTTATAGTATGCTGTGTGCAATGATAGAATCTAAGCCTTATTATTTCAAAACTGATGAAGATGGGCGATTCTTGCTGAAAAACACGCCTCTGTATCCTATTATGCTAGATGTTTTTGTCATTCAAAATCACTTCTATGATATTTTGCATCATAAACTAGGCATTTGA
- a CDS encoding FoF1 ATP synthase subunit B', translated as MSITLNPYLMLLVFVVFMLLIYLLNQWLYKPMFTFMKNRDESIRRDLESTQGHKNDISQIEKEISENLQQARKEAAQILDAATKEAKATYESKINSKKAENEAKLAQYKEELQAQKAELRSDLIAQLPLFRESLKTKLKQI; from the coding sequence ATGAGTATTACCCTTAATCCATACTTAATGTTACTTGTCTTTGTTGTCTTTATGCTTCTGATTTATCTCCTCAATCAATGGCTCTACAAGCCTATGTTTACCTTTATGAAAAATAGAGATGAATCGATTCGGAGAGACCTAGAAAGCACACAAGGGCATAAAAATGATATTTCCCAGATTGAAAAAGAAATCTCTGAGAATCTTCAACAAGCTCGCAAAGAAGCAGCACAAATACTAGATGCAGCAACAAAAGAAGCAAAAGCTACTTATGAAAGTAAAATAAATAGCAAAAAAGCAGAAAATGAAGCCAAGCTTGCTCAATACAAAGAAGAGCTTCAAGCTCAAAAAGCAGAGCTTCGTAGTGATCTCATTGCTCAATTACCGCTTTTTAGAGAATCGCTTAAAACAAAGCTTAAACAAATTTAG
- a CDS encoding AAA family ATPase — protein MCEIITIANQKGGVGKTTTTVNLAAFLASANKKVLVIDYDPQANATTSFGIRRNKVEFDIYHVLTGSKKLSEIILKTDIPLLDIAPSNIGLAGIEKEFYNKNNAKGRELLLSKKISEVKDLYDFIVIDSPPALGSLTVNALVAADSVIIPIQCEFFALEGLAQLLNTIRILKDTINPRLSIKGFLPTMYSGQNNLSRQVFEELTQHFSKELFKDENEFIIVPRSVKLAESPSFGKPILLYDIRSNGSIAYENLARVILQGA, from the coding sequence ATGTGTGAGATTATAACTATTGCAAATCAAAAAGGTGGTGTAGGTAAAACTACCACTACGGTTAATCTGGCGGCTTTTTTGGCATCCGCAAATAAAAAAGTTTTAGTAATTGATTATGATCCGCAAGCAAATGCAACAACAAGTTTTGGTATAAGACGCAATAAAGTCGAATTTGATATTTATCATGTCCTTACAGGTTCTAAAAAACTTTCAGAAATCATTCTTAAAACAGATATTCCTTTACTTGATATTGCTCCTTCAAATATTGGACTAGCAGGTATTGAAAAAGAATTTTATAATAAAAATAATGCTAAAGGACGTGAGTTACTCTTGAGTAAAAAAATCAGCGAAGTTAAAGATTTATATGATTTTATCGTTATTGATTCCCCTCCTGCACTCGGATCACTCACGGTCAATGCTCTTGTGGCTGCAGATTCTGTCATTATCCCTATCCAATGTGAGTTTTTTGCACTTGAAGGTTTAGCTCAACTTTTAAACACAATCAGAATCTTAAAAGACACAATTAATCCTCGACTTAGCATCAAGGGCTTTTTACCGACAATGTATTCAGGACAAAATAACCTTTCAAGGCAAGTTTTTGAAGAGCTCACACAGCATTTTAGCAAAGAGCTTTTTAAAGATGAAAATGAATTTATTATCGTGCCTCGCAGTGTTAAACTTGCAGAATCTCCGAGTTTTGGCAAACCTATTTTGCTCTATGACATTCGGTCAAATGGTAGCATAGCTTATGAGAATCTTGCAAGAGTGATTTTGCAAGGAGCATAA
- a CDS encoding ParB/RepB/Spo0J family partition protein, whose translation MAKKKALGRGLGAVLGEVEEAYEKNLSDDSSLVLELNIDIIKANPYQPRKSFDDESLKELAESIQEHGLLQPIIVYDNGGGDYVLIAGERRLRASKLAGKTNIRAIVADIDLKRLRELAIIENIQREDLGAIELALSYQELLEEYGITHEELSKRIKKSRAQITNTLRLLNLSDETKDLLNQNKITQGHAKMLVTLDEQEQKLITDSIMGQKLSVRDTENLIKKLKNKKGSPNSSKISQADYIEKIDTDLLLSLQEKLDKLGITSQIASPKLTIYFENDAEITTLIKKISK comes from the coding sequence ATGGCAAAGAAAAAAGCCTTAGGGAGGGGACTCGGGGCAGTATTAGGAGAAGTAGAAGAAGCTTATGAAAAGAACCTAAGTGATGATTCATCACTTGTTTTAGAGTTAAATATCGACATCATTAAAGCAAATCCTTATCAACCAAGAAAAAGCTTCGATGACGAATCTCTCAAAGAGCTTGCAGAATCTATACAAGAGCATGGGCTATTACAACCTATTATTGTCTATGATAATGGCGGTGGAGATTATGTGCTTATCGCAGGAGAGAGGCGTTTGCGTGCCTCAAAACTTGCAGGCAAAACAAATATTAGAGCCATTGTCGCAGATATTGATCTCAAACGCTTAAGAGAGCTTGCTATTATTGAAAATATCCAACGCGAAGACTTAGGGGCAATTGAATTAGCACTTTCTTATCAAGAACTTTTAGAAGAATACGGTATTACACATGAAGAACTCTCAAAACGCATTAAAAAATCACGTGCTCAAATCACCAATACATTACGTTTGCTTAACTTAAGTGATGAAACAAAAGATTTGCTGAATCAAAATAAAATTACACAGGGGCACGCCAAAATGCTCGTAACTCTTGATGAACAAGAGCAAAAACTTATTACAGATTCTATTATGGGGCAAAAACTAAGTGTGCGGGATACGGAAAATCTCATTAAAAAACTTAAAAACAAAAAAGGTTCGCCAAACTCATCTAAAATTAGTCAAGCTGATTATATTGAAAAAATCGATACAGATTTGCTACTTTCTCTTCAAGAAAAGCTTGATAAACTGGGTATCACTTCACAAATTGCGTCCCCAAAGCTCACTATATATTTTGAAAATGATGCGGAAATTACCACCCTCATAAAAAAAATTTCAAAATAA
- a CDS encoding F0F1 ATP synthase subunit B: MKKIAGLFILVSIPSLMFASGSLEESDFIQRVINFVIFLAILWYFAFDAIKGIFTKRRLAISDQLQAVQDNLQQAKKESERANKRLEESKKRAKDIVNAAKQEAYLIEQKYNDQIKRDIELLKHSLDASIEFEQRRLTQESVNEVLNELMQSEEVQLNKEDYINIITKRIS, from the coding sequence ATGAAAAAAATAGCAGGATTATTCATTCTCGTAAGCATTCCATCGCTTATGTTTGCATCAGGAAGTTTAGAAGAAAGTGATTTTATCCAACGAGTCATTAACTTCGTCATATTTCTTGCCATTTTGTGGTATTTTGCTTTTGATGCAATTAAAGGCATTTTTACAAAGCGTAGATTGGCTATTTCAGACCAACTTCAAGCTGTTCAAGACAATCTCCAACAAGCAAAAAAAGAAAGTGAGCGTGCTAACAAACGTCTAGAAGAAAGTAAAAAACGCGCAAAAGACATTGTCAATGCTGCTAAACAAGAAGCTTATCTTATTGAGCAAAAATATAATGATCAAATCAAAAGAGATATAGAATTACTTAAGCATTCTTTAGATGCAAGTATAGAATTTGAGCAAAGACGGCTAACACAAGAAAGTGTTAATGAAGTCTTAAATGAGCTTATGCAAAGCGAAGAAGTTCAGCTCAATAAGGAAGATTACATCAATATCATTACGAAAAGGATCTCATAA
- a CDS encoding biotin--[acetyl-CoA-carboxylase] ligase — MLRIYTFDTLPSTQTYAIEQIKSNALTPPFCILAKHQSDAIGSRGNKWDQVAKALTFSFAMNIETLPQDLPVESSSIFFGFIFQQSLANLGSQVWLKWPNDLYIGENKVGGILTQKVQNILVCGIGINLYSNKHCPYGILEEEVSQKIQPQAFLEEYIKNIKKNTSWKQIFSIYKLEFYRNNTFTFHFQGQRVCLRETSLNDDGSLNFNGQRIYSLR; from the coding sequence ATGTTGAGAATCTACACATTTGATACTCTACCCTCTACACAAACTTATGCTATCGAACAAATCAAGTCAAACGCTCTTACCCCGCCATTTTGTATCCTTGCAAAACACCAAAGCGATGCAATAGGCAGTCGTGGAAACAAATGGGATCAAGTCGCCAAAGCTCTGACATTTTCATTTGCCATGAATATTGAAACGCTCCCTCAAGATCTTCCTGTAGAATCAAGCTCGATTTTTTTTGGGTTTATATTCCAGCAATCTCTCGCCAATTTGGGTTCGCAAGTGTGGTTAAAATGGCCTAATGACTTATATATTGGAGAAAATAAAGTCGGTGGGATTCTCACTCAAAAAGTCCAAAATATCCTCGTTTGTGGGATTGGTATTAATCTTTATAGCAACAAACATTGTCCCTATGGGATATTAGAGGAGGAAGTAAGCCAAAAAATACAGCCACAAGCATTCTTGGAAGAATATATAAAAAACATCAAAAAAAATACTTCTTGGAAGCAGATTTTTAGTATTTATAAGCTAGAATTTTATCGCAACAATACTTTTACCTTTCATTTTCAAGGTCAAAGGGTTTGCTTAAGGGAAACATCTCTCAATGATGATGGCTCGCTGAATTTTAATGGACAAAGAATTTATAGTTTAAGATAA
- the proB gene encoding glutamate 5-kinase, producing the protein MSSKHRIVLKVGSSTLCDGTTIHTDQMNALATLIKDLRQYYDVILVSSGAVAIGHTKLCINKNTLQNKQALASIGQPLLIESYRKSFESHQIHIAQLLLAGHDFDSRKSTDFARGTIDALLANNVLPIINENDAIAISEIVFGDNDRLSAYIAYYFGAKLLIILSDIDGYFDKNPHQYDDAKILSLVNHIPQQTLEAQHTPHGQFATGGIVTKLMAADFLLQKGSAMFLSHAHKLHIVRDLLLEHKQTSGTLFCPKDSQGLKGIWNL; encoded by the coding sequence GTGTCCTCTAAACACAGAATCGTCCTCAAAGTAGGCAGCTCCACGCTTTGTGATGGCACAACCATTCACACTGATCAAATGAATGCACTTGCTACTTTGATTAAAGACTTACGCCAATATTATGATGTCATACTTGTCAGCTCTGGAGCTGTGGCTATCGGACATACAAAGCTTTGTATTAACAAAAACACGCTCCAAAACAAACAAGCCCTTGCGAGCATTGGTCAGCCCTTGCTGATTGAAAGTTATCGCAAATCTTTTGAATCTCATCAGATTCACATTGCCCAGCTACTTTTGGCAGGGCACGACTTTGATTCGCGTAAAAGCACAGACTTCGCACGAGGCACGATTGACGCTTTGCTTGCTAATAATGTTTTACCTATTATTAATGAAAATGATGCAATCGCAATTAGTGAAATTGTCTTTGGCGATAATGATCGTTTGAGCGCGTATATTGCGTATTACTTTGGCGCAAAACTTCTGATTATTTTGAGTGATATTGATGGGTATTTTGATAAGAATCCACACCAATATGATGATGCAAAGATTCTCTCTCTTGTCAATCATATCCCACAACAAACCCTCGAAGCCCAACACACACCACATGGACAATTTGCCACCGGAGGCATTGTAACCAAACTTATGGCGGCTGATTTTTTACTCCAAAAAGGTAGCGCAATGTTTTTAAGTCATGCTCATAAACTTCATATCGTGCGAGATCTTTTACTTGAACACAAACAAACTTCTGGCACACTTTTTTGCCCCAAAGATTCTCAAGGCTTGAAAGGTATATGGAATCTATGA
- the fmt gene encoding methionyl-tRNA formyltransferase, producing the protein MKILFAGTPAFATAIFERIYHDNSFTIVGLLCQPDKPFGRKGELKPPHTKEHFEALGIKILQPTKIDEDTIKIIESLAPDVILVVAYGKILPIRFLNIACCINIHASLLPQWRGASPLQQMLINQPDYFGITAMNISPKLDSGEILGYSYLPNTHQDFPTLSLELAQSGGKLALKVLKNLSSLQALKQIDADSTYCQKIKKNDGCVTFDNACEIYHKYLAYCVWPHIFIHSSLGYTLKLSHISLCEASSSNTQGEILAIESDSIIIGCAKGSLRIQTLQQEGKKALSAVEYLCGKRLKIGEILC; encoded by the coding sequence ATGAAAATTTTATTTGCAGGCACACCCGCATTTGCCACAGCGATATTTGAGAGAATCTATCATGACAATAGCTTTACTATCGTAGGGCTTTTATGCCAACCTGACAAACCTTTTGGGCGTAAGGGTGAACTCAAACCACCACACACAAAAGAACATTTTGAAGCATTAGGCATCAAAATTTTACAACCCACTAAAATTGACGAAGACACAATAAAAATAATAGAATCTCTAGCCCCTGATGTGATTCTCGTAGTCGCTTATGGCAAAATCCTGCCTATAAGATTCTTAAATATTGCTTGTTGTATCAATATTCACGCCTCACTTTTACCTCAATGGCGTGGGGCAAGCCCGCTGCAACAAATGCTTATCAACCAACCTGATTATTTTGGTATCACCGCAATGAATATCAGCCCAAAGCTTGATAGCGGAGAAATTCTCGGGTATAGCTATCTGCCTAATACACATCAAGATTTTCCTACATTGTCTCTTGAACTTGCTCAAAGTGGAGGGAAACTTGCTCTAAAAGTGCTTAAAAATCTCTCTTCTCTCCAAGCCCTCAAACAAATTGATGCAGATTCTACTTATTGTCAAAAAATCAAAAAAAATGATGGGTGTGTAACATTTGATAACGCTTGTGAAATTTATCACAAATACTTAGCCTATTGCGTATGGCCCCATATTTTCATACATTCTTCCTTAGGCTATACACTTAAGCTTTCTCATATTTCTCTATGTGAGGCATCATCTTCAAACACACAAGGAGAAATACTCGCTATAGAATCTGATAGTATTATAATAGGCTGTGCCAAAGGAAGTTTGCGGATTCAGACATTACAACAAGAGGGGAAAAAGGCTCTTAGTGCAGTAGAATATTTATGTGGCAAGCGTTTGAAGATTGGGGAGATTCTATGTTGA